The proteins below are encoded in one region of Drosophila santomea strain STO CAGO 1482 chromosome 3R, Prin_Dsan_1.1, whole genome shotgun sequence:
- the LOC120450828 gene encoding prostatic acid phosphatase isoform X2 — protein sequence MWNHPSQRCLILVCVICVLSFGLANALHGYANAEGHPVQISATLPGQLKFVHVIYRHGDRTPVDPYPTDPWGDRKFWSTGWGQLTNLGKQEHYELGKWLRNRYSSLLPPLYSNENIYVQSTDVDRTLMSAQSNLAGLFEPQGEDIWNTDISWQPIPVHTIPEKDDPIVAAKAPCPAYDYELASLESSPEFKALTEKHRDLFAYLSAKGGRPVKTFVDAQYLNNTLFIESLYNMTLPRWTEKVYGKEELTYVANFAFAISSYTRKLARLKAGPLLKDIFKRFKEKASGHLNPDRSMWVYSAHDTTVASVLNALKLFELHSPPYTACIMMELRVDETNTPLVSIFYKNTTAEPLPLDIPGCGPSCPLAKLKKIYQDVLPVDWERECKVSTMMMTYEEANLGTATGILILIVIALLFASYGLMIYYRRRNYKLYTSYSQMA from the exons ATGTGGAACCACCCAAGCCAGCGCTGCCTCATCTTGGTCTGCGTAATATGTGTGCTGTCTTTCGGGCTGGCCAATGCGCTCCACGGCTATGCTAATGCTGAAGGTCACCCAGTGCAGATCTCGGCCACATTGCCAGGCCAGCTGAAGTTTGTGCATGTC ATATATCGCCACGGCGACAGAACGCCCGTAGATCCCTATCCCACTGACCCCTGGGGCGACAGGAAGTTCTGGTCCACCGGCTGGGGACAATTGACTAAT TTGGGCAAGCAAGAGCACTACGAGCTGGGCAAATGGCTAAGGAATCGTTATTCAAGCCTCCTTCCGCCTCTATACTCCAACGAGAATATCTACGTTCAGTCCACCGACGTGGATCGCACCCTCATGAGTGCCCAGTCAAATTTGGCTGGTCTCTTCGAGCCGCAGGGTGAAGACATCTGGAACACGGACATCAGCTGGCAACCCATACCCGTTCACACCATTCCCGAGAAGGATGATCCCATAGTGGCCGCTAAGGCACCTTGTCCCGCCTATGACTACGAGCTGGCCAGTCTGGAATCATCGCCAGAATTCAAGGCCTTGACCGAAAAGCACCGAGATCTTTTTGCCTATTTGAGCGCAAAAGGCGGACGACCTGTGAAGACCTTCGTAGATGCGCAGTATTTGAATAACACCTTGTTCATTGAGAGTCTCTACAACATGACACTGCCGAGATGGACCGAAAAGGTTTATGGGAAAGAGGAGCTCACGTATGTAGCAAATTTCGCTTTTGCCATCAGCTCTTATACCCGAAAGCTGGCGAGACTGAAGGCGGGACCTTTGCTGAAGGACATATTCAAGCGGTTTAAAGAGAAAGCCTCTGGACACCTAAATCCAGATCGTTCGATGTGGGTCTACAGTGCTCATGACACCACGGTAGCCAGTGTTTTGAATGCGCTAAAATTGTTCGAG CTGCACAGCCCTCCTTACACGGCGTGCATTATGATGGAGCTGCGTGTGGATGAGACCAACACCCCATTGGTGTCTATTTTCTACAAGAATACCACAGCCGAACCCCTGCCTCTGGACATACCTGGTTGTGGACCTTCCTGTCCGCTGGCGAAACTGAAGAAAATTTACCAGGATGTTCTGCCCGTAGATTGGGAGCGCGAGTGCAAGGTGTCCACTATGATGATGACTTATGAGGAGGCCAATCTTGGAACTGCGACGG GCATTCTCATTTTAATCGTTATTGCGCTGCTGTTCGCCAGTTACGGCCTCATGATCTACTACCGACGGCGCAACTACAAGCTGTATACCTCGTACTCTCAAATGGCTTAG
- the LOC120450828 gene encoding prostatic acid phosphatase isoform X1 yields the protein MFSRSRCGSLVASVALKMWNHPSQRCLILVCVICVLSFGLANALHGYANAEGHPVQISATLPGQLKFVHVIYRHGDRTPVDPYPTDPWGDRKFWSTGWGQLTNLGKQEHYELGKWLRNRYSSLLPPLYSNENIYVQSTDVDRTLMSAQSNLAGLFEPQGEDIWNTDISWQPIPVHTIPEKDDPIVAAKAPCPAYDYELASLESSPEFKALTEKHRDLFAYLSAKGGRPVKTFVDAQYLNNTLFIESLYNMTLPRWTEKVYGKEELTYVANFAFAISSYTRKLARLKAGPLLKDIFKRFKEKASGHLNPDRSMWVYSAHDTTVASVLNALKLFELHSPPYTACIMMELRVDETNTPLVSIFYKNTTAEPLPLDIPGCGPSCPLAKLKKIYQDVLPVDWERECKVSTMMMTYEEANLGTATGILILIVIALLFASYGLMIYYRRRNYKLYTSYSQMA from the exons ATGTTTTCCCGCAGTCGCTGTGGTTCACTTGTAGCAAGTGTGGCTCTGAAAATGTGGAACCACCCAAGCCAGCGCTGCCTCATCTTGGTCTGCGTAATATGTGTGCTGTCTTTCGGGCTGGCCAATGCGCTCCACGGCTATGCTAATGCTGAAGGTCACCCAGTGCAGATCTCGGCCACATTGCCAGGCCAGCTGAAGTTTGTGCATGTC ATATATCGCCACGGCGACAGAACGCCCGTAGATCCCTATCCCACTGACCCCTGGGGCGACAGGAAGTTCTGGTCCACCGGCTGGGGACAATTGACTAAT TTGGGCAAGCAAGAGCACTACGAGCTGGGCAAATGGCTAAGGAATCGTTATTCAAGCCTCCTTCCGCCTCTATACTCCAACGAGAATATCTACGTTCAGTCCACCGACGTGGATCGCACCCTCATGAGTGCCCAGTCAAATTTGGCTGGTCTCTTCGAGCCGCAGGGTGAAGACATCTGGAACACGGACATCAGCTGGCAACCCATACCCGTTCACACCATTCCCGAGAAGGATGATCCCATAGTGGCCGCTAAGGCACCTTGTCCCGCCTATGACTACGAGCTGGCCAGTCTGGAATCATCGCCAGAATTCAAGGCCTTGACCGAAAAGCACCGAGATCTTTTTGCCTATTTGAGCGCAAAAGGCGGACGACCTGTGAAGACCTTCGTAGATGCGCAGTATTTGAATAACACCTTGTTCATTGAGAGTCTCTACAACATGACACTGCCGAGATGGACCGAAAAGGTTTATGGGAAAGAGGAGCTCACGTATGTAGCAAATTTCGCTTTTGCCATCAGCTCTTATACCCGAAAGCTGGCGAGACTGAAGGCGGGACCTTTGCTGAAGGACATATTCAAGCGGTTTAAAGAGAAAGCCTCTGGACACCTAAATCCAGATCGTTCGATGTGGGTCTACAGTGCTCATGACACCACGGTAGCCAGTGTTTTGAATGCGCTAAAATTGTTCGAG CTGCACAGCCCTCCTTACACGGCGTGCATTATGATGGAGCTGCGTGTGGATGAGACCAACACCCCATTGGTGTCTATTTTCTACAAGAATACCACAGCCGAACCCCTGCCTCTGGACATACCTGGTTGTGGACCTTCCTGTCCGCTGGCGAAACTGAAGAAAATTTACCAGGATGTTCTGCCCGTAGATTGGGAGCGCGAGTGCAAGGTGTCCACTATGATGATGACTTATGAGGAGGCCAATCTTGGAACTGCGACGG GCATTCTCATTTTAATCGTTATTGCGCTGCTGTTCGCCAGTTACGGCCTCATGATCTACTACCGACGGCGCAACTACAAGCTGTATACCTCGTACTCTCAAATGGCTTAG
- the LOC120452600 gene encoding protein artichoke → MAAWKQLPNGGRFLLLLLICIAHLGHPISAWRPCPELSPALRLPCRCNVVPFAATGQLGAVAMDCDRVVFHGDAPQLPYGAPIVAYTQRHSGQQVLPAQTFGQLKLTIEELDLSYNLIRRIPEKAFDGLKDSLNELRLANNLLGDNLNPIFSTAELHVLKNLRILDLSGNKIKLIEEGLLKGCVDLKEFYIDRNSLTSVPSNSLNGPSALRHLSLRQNQIGSLLGDSFNAQRQLEIIDLRHNVIRSIDSQAFKGLQKIREIKLAGNRISHLNSDVFEKLQSLQKLDLSENFFSQFPTVALAAVAGLKHLNLSSNMLQQLDYTHMQVVRSLESLDISRNTITSITPGTFREMGALKYLDLSLNSLRTIEDDALEGLDSLQTLVIKDNNILLVPGSALGRLPQLTSLHLDYNRVAALSAEILGSLQAGDITTLSLSRNVIRELPPGSFQMFSSLHTLDLSGNSLALINADTFAGLESTLMALKLSQNRLTGLGGAPWVLPELRSLDLSGNTLTELPSSIFEELENLQSLNLSGNHLNPLTGALFKPLDRLQVIDLSRCNIRQISGDLLAGLQDLKHIYLNDNQLQELQDGSFVNLWNISSIDLSNNRIGSIRSGAFVNVMKLQRLDLHGNQLSAFKGEYFNTGTGIEELDISDNQLSYLFPSSFRIHPRLREIRAANNKFSFFPAELISSLQYLEHIDLSHNQLKTIEELDFARLPRLRVLLVSNNQLDMVSEMAFHNSTQLQILDLAHNNLDRIGERTFEGLVRLEQLNLEGNRLSELSDGVFERSKLQMLENINLAHNRFEYAPLNALQRQFFFVSSVDLSHNKIKELPGDDSIMVNIKKIDLSFNPLSSKAVHNVLNEPKTVRELSLAGTGIEHLELLETPFLQFLNLSHNKLKNVKPEVFQRVTLLETLDLSSNQLESLDDLSMAWPQLQVLQSLDVSNNSFEIVSQSNFGKMEMLRSLRLSHLPQCTRIEKNAFKQLPNLVSLEAYDLPLLGYLDLQGILELLPGLEVLDIEVKDSSIGSEQIQPLKHPRLKSLGIRGERLKSISSGTLAGLKSNDLSVQLRNTSLNALPPALLFPVPRSSHLSLDVEGSKITVLVPQFLNALEDRRASLQLQGLASNPIVCDCNARALRRWLPSSGMPDVTCASPAYLLNRKLIEVGDDELTCDARRMTSSTSRPTASVPHLLKTSSQLVTRSSSTTEEPLIIWSLEPTQPPSLKKMKTKAPLMKAQSPIISNDDTLIIGIVGGVVAFIAILIIIICIIRLRMSNAEYQQNATMIGIPAGMQMGAHNAAYNYKNGAGAALYAVPPYHATLPHKAASIHQSSQNLSQRQQHQQQQQQQQVAAAAAAYSTMSRMSYFSGAGGGNGDGAESLTHQHPHQHQPYIIYSDDKAYR, encoded by the exons ATGGCAGCGTGGAAACAGCTGCCAAACGGAGGGCGTTTCCTGCTGCTTCTCCTGATCTGCATCGCCCACCTGGGCCACCCAATCTCCGCCTGGCGCCCCTGCCCGGAGCTCAGCCCCGCCCTCCGTCTGCCGTGCAG GTGCAATGTGGTTCCGTTTGCGGCGACTGGCCAACTGGGCGCCGTGGCCATGGACTGCGATCGCGTTGTCTTCCACGGCGATGCCCCCCAACTGCCTTATGGAGCGCCCAtcgtggcgtatacgcaacgtcACAGCGGCCAACAGGTGCTGCCCGCCCAG ACTTTTGGCCAGCTTAAACTGACCATTGAGGAGCTGGATCTGTCGTACAATCTCATCCGCAGGATTCCGGAGAAGGCATTCGATGGCCTCAAGGATTCGCTGAACGAACTGCGACTGGCGAACAATTTGCTGGGCGACAATCTCAATCCCATCTTCTCCACCGCCGAACTGCATGTGCTGAAGAACCTGCGCATCCTGGATTTGTCCGGCAACAAGATCAAGCTGATCGAGGAAGGTCTTCTCAAGGGCTGCGTGGATCTGAAGGAGTTCTACATCGATCGCAATAGCCTGACATCGGTGCCCAGCAACTCTCTCAATGGTCCAAGTGCCCTGAGACACCTGTCGCTGCGCCAGAACCAGATTG GATCACTGCTTGGGGACTCCTTCAATGCCCAGCGGCAGTTGGAGATCATCGATCTGCGCCACAATGTCATCCGCAGCATCGACAGCCAGGCCTTCAAGGGACTGCAGAAGATCCGGGAGATCAAGCTGGCCGGGAATCGGATCAGTCACCTAAACAGCGACGTCTTCGAGAAGCTGCAGTCTTTGCAAAAACTGGATCTCTCCGAGAACTTCTTCAGTCAGTTTCCCACGGTGGCACTGGCCGCCGTTGCCGGATTGAAGCACCTTAATCTGTCCTCGAATATGCTGCAG CAATTGGACTACACCCACATGCAGGTGGTAAGGAGTTTGGAGAGCTTGGACATCAGTCGCAACACCATCACCAGCATTACACCTGGAACTTTCCGGGAGATGGGTGCTCTGAAGTACCTGGACCTCAGTCTTAACTCCTTGAGAACG ATCGAAGACGACGCCTTGGAGGGATTGGACAGCCTGCAGACCCTCGTCATCAAGGACAACAACATCCTGCTGGTGCCCGGCAGTGCTCTGGGTCGCCTGCCCCAATTGACTTCCCTCCACTTGGATTACAACCGAGTGGCTGCTCTGTCCGCGGAGATCCTAGGATCGCTCCAGGCGGGCGATATCACAACGCTATCCCTGTCGAGGAATGTCATTCGGGAACTGCCACCCGGCAGCTTCCAGATGTTCAGCAGTCTGCATACCCTGGATCTCTCTGGGAATTCCCTGGCTTTGATCAATGCGGACACCTTTGCCGGACTGGAGAGCACCTTGATGGCCCTGAAGCTATCGCAGAACAGGCTGACGGGTCTGGGCGGTGCACCCTGGGTGCTGCCGGAGTTGAGAAGTCTGGACCTGAGTGGCAATACGCTGACGGAGTTGCCCAGTAGCATATTTGAGGAACTGGAAAACCTTCAATCGCTCAACCTGAGCGGCAATCACCTGAATCCTCTGACTGGAGCTCTCTTTAAGCCCTTGGATCGCCTGCAGGTCATCGATCTGAGTCGGTGCAACATTCGGCAGATAAGTGGTGACCTCCTGGCCGGCTTGCAGGATCTGAAGCACATTTACCTCAATGATAACCAGCTGCAGGAGCTCCAGGATGGCAGCTTCGTGAACCTGTGGAACATAAGCTCCATTGATCTATCCAACAACCGCATTGGATCCATTCGATCCGGCGCCTTTGTGAATGTGATGAAGCTGCAGAGGCTCGATCTCCATGGTAATCAGTTGTCCGCCTTTAAGGGCGAGTACTTCAATACGGGAACGGGAATCGAGGAGCTGGACATTTCGGATAACCAGCTGAGCTACTTGTTTCCCTCCTCCTTCAGAATCCATCCGAGGCTGAGGGAAATCCGCGCTGCCAACAACAAGTTTTCCTTCTTCCCGGCGGAACTCATTTCCTCTCTGCAATACCTGGAGCACATCGACTTGTCCCACAACCAGTTAAAGACCATCGAGGAACTGGACTTTGCCCGCCTACCACGCCTGCGCGTGCTGCTCGTGTCCAACAATCAACTGGACATGGTCAGCGAAATGGCCTTCCACAATTCCACCCAACTGCAGATCTTGGATCTGGCGCACAACAACTTGGATCGCATTGGAGAGCGAACTTTCGAGGGCCTAGTCCGACTGGAGCAGCTCAATCTGGAGGGCAACCGGCTGTCGGAGCTGTCGGATGGAGTCTTTGAGCGCTCGAAGCTCCAGATGCTGGAGAACATTAACCTAGCCCACAATCGTTTTGAGTATGCTCCATTGAATGCCTTGCAAAGACAGTTCTTCTTTGTGTCCTCCGTGGACTTGAGCCATAACAAGATCAAGGAGCTGCCAGGAGACGACAGCATCATGGTGAACATCAAGAAAATTGATCTTTCCTTTAATCCCCTAAGTTCCAAGGCAGTCCACAATGTCCTCAACGAACCCAAGACAGTTAGGGAGCTCAGCCTGGCGGGCACGGGCATTGAGCATTTGGAACTCCTGGAGACGCCCTTCCTGCAGTTTCTGAATCTCTCCCACAACAAGCTGAAGAATGTCAAGCCCGAGGTGTTCCAAAGGGTGACACTTTTGGAAACACTAGACCTCTCTAGCAATCAATTGGAGTCCCTGGATGATCTTTCCATGGCCTGGCCCCAACTCCAGGTGCTTCAATCCCTGGACGTGTCCAACAACAGCTTTGAGATCGTCTCCCAGTCCAACTTTGGTAAGATGGAGATGCTGCGATCGCTTCGCTTGAGCCACCTGCCCCAGTGCACTAGGATCGAGAAGAACGCCTTCAAGCAGCTGCCCAATCTGGTCAGCCTGGAGGCCTATGATCTTCCACTGCTTGGCTACCTAGACCTGCAAGGCATCTTGGAACTCCTGCCCGGCTTGGAGGTCCTTGATATTGAAGTAAAGGACTCTAGCATCGGAAGCGAGCAGATACAACCGCTAAAGCATCCGCGACTCAAGAGCCTGGGAATCAGAGGCGAACGACTGAAGTCCATATCCTCGGGCACGCTGGCTGGTCTCAAGAGCAATGATCTGAGTGTCCAGCTGCGGAACACCTCTCTGAATGCCCTGCCGCCAGCTTTGCTCTTCCCCGTGCCGAGATCCTCCCATTTGAGCCTGGATGTCGAGGGATCCAAAATCACAGTGCTGGTGCCCCAGTTCTTAAACGCTTTAGAAGATCGCAGAGCCAGTCTGCAGCTCCAGGGATTGGCCAGCAATCCCATAGTGTGTGATTGCAATGCTCGAGCTCTGCGAAGATGGTTGCCCAGTTCTGGTATGCCGGATGTCACCTGTGCCTCGCCTGCCTACCTGCTCAACCGGAAACTCATTGAAGTCGGGGATGACGAGCTGACCTGTGATGCCCGAAGGATGACTTCCTCCACTTCCAGGCCCACTGCTTCAGTGCCACACCTGCTGAAGACTTCAAGCCAACTGGTGACCAGGAGCAGTTCCACCACCGAGGAGCCACTGATCATCTGGAGCCTGGAGCCCACTCAGCCGCCCAGTCTCAAGAAGATGAAGACCAAGGCCCCGCTGATGAAGGCCCAGTCACCGATAATAAGCAACGACGACACCCTAATCATTGGCATCGTAGGAGGAGTGGTGGCCTTCATCgccatcctcatcatcatcatctgcatCATAAGGCTGCGCATGAGCAATGCGGAGTACCAGCAGAACGCCACGATGATTGGAATTCCGGCGGGCATGCAAATGGGAGCCCACAATGCGGCATACAACTACAAGAATGGCGCTGGAGCAGCCCTGTATGCGGTGCCTCCCTACCACGCCACCCTGCCCCACAAGGCGGCCTCCATCCACCAGTCCAGCCAGAATCTCTCCCAGCGccagcagcatcaacaacagcagcagcaacagcaggtggctgcagcagcagctgcctaCTCGACCATGTCACGCATGTCGTACTTCAGCGGAGCGGGAGGCGGAAACGGCGATGGAGCCGAGAGTCTCACGCATCAGCATCCGCACCAGCATCAGCCCTACATCATATACTCGGATGACAAGGCCTACAGATAA